A DNA window from Halorubrum sp. DM2 contains the following coding sequences:
- the kynU gene encoding kynureninase, with translation MDDPYAPARNALAGEGLGGSDGVDGRAGDGLTGDAADADPAVLAARLDENDPLSGFADRYHVPDGVLYMDGNSLGPASDAALASLDRVVDEWRDLLIAGWTDADPPWFEVGERLGDALAPLVGAEPDEVVVGNSITVNLHTLVGTFLDELLAGNGPEREGFERADGTWAPDGDPDPAVLVNELDFPSDHYAIRAQLRGRGIDPDEKLRVVPSRDGRTIDPRDVEAALAAHDDVGIVFMPTALYRSGQLFDVERIAAAAHEAGAYAGFDAAHSAGAVPHEFDAAGVDFAVWCTYKYLNAGPGSIGALYVAERHHGLTPALAGWWGHEKATQFEMNMEYTPADSAGAWQIGTPPLLSAAPLEGSVELLREAGIERLRERSLALTDFLIALVDDRLPEIAVGTPRAHAARGGHVALEHPDAERLSEALTDRGAVVDFRPPNAVRVCPAAPYTSFADVLDVVDAIEAILDGGAHEKYATNDGGVT, from the coding sequence ATGGACGATCCGTACGCCCCCGCGCGAAACGCGCTCGCGGGCGAGGGGCTCGGCGGTTCGGACGGCGTCGACGGGCGGGCCGGTGACGGGCTGACGGGCGACGCCGCCGACGCCGACCCCGCGGTGCTGGCCGCCCGGCTCGACGAGAACGATCCGCTCTCCGGGTTCGCGGACCGGTATCACGTGCCCGACGGCGTGTTGTACATGGACGGTAACTCGCTCGGGCCCGCGAGCGACGCCGCCCTCGCGAGCCTCGACCGCGTCGTCGACGAGTGGCGCGATCTACTGATCGCCGGCTGGACCGACGCCGACCCGCCGTGGTTCGAGGTCGGCGAGCGGCTCGGCGACGCGCTCGCGCCGCTCGTGGGTGCCGAGCCGGACGAGGTCGTCGTCGGCAACTCGATTACCGTCAACCTCCACACGCTCGTCGGCACCTTCCTCGACGAGCTGCTGGCCGGGAACGGGCCGGAGCGCGAGGGATTCGAACGCGCCGACGGGACGTGGGCACCGGACGGGGATCCCGATCCCGCGGTCCTCGTCAACGAACTGGACTTCCCGTCCGACCACTACGCGATCCGGGCGCAGCTCCGGGGACGCGGGATCGACCCCGACGAGAAGCTCCGGGTCGTTCCGAGCCGGGACGGTCGGACGATCGATCCCCGGGACGTCGAGGCTGCGCTGGCGGCGCACGACGACGTGGGGATCGTCTTCATGCCGACCGCGCTGTACCGGTCCGGACAGCTGTTCGACGTGGAGCGGATCGCGGCGGCCGCCCACGAGGCGGGCGCGTACGCCGGGTTCGACGCGGCCCACTCCGCGGGCGCGGTGCCCCACGAGTTCGACGCGGCCGGCGTCGACTTCGCGGTGTGGTGCACCTACAAGTACCTCAACGCCGGGCCGGGATCGATCGGCGCGCTGTACGTCGCCGAGCGCCACCACGGGCTCACGCCCGCGCTGGCGGGATGGTGGGGCCACGAGAAGGCGACGCAGTTCGAGATGAACATGGAGTACACGCCCGCCGACTCCGCGGGCGCATGGCAGATCGGGACGCCGCCACTGCTCTCGGCCGCGCCGCTCGAAGGCTCGGTCGAACTCCTGCGGGAGGCCGGGATCGAGCGCCTGCGGGAGAGGTCGCTCGCGCTGACCGACTTCCTCATCGCCTTGGTTGACGACCGGCTCCCCGAAATCGCGGTCGGGACGCCCAGAGCGCACGCGGCCCGCGGCGGCCACGTCGCTTTAGAACACCCGGACGCCGAACGACTGAGCGAGGCGCTCACCGACCGCGGCGCGGTGGTCGACTTCCGGCCGCCGAACGCGGTCCGCGTCTGTCCCGCGGCCCCGTACACCTCCTTCGCCGACGTGCTCGACGTCGTCGACGCAATCGAGGCGATCCTCGACGGCGGTGCGCACGAGAAGTACGCGACCAACGACGGCGGCGTGACGTAG
- a CDS encoding PAS domain-containing protein translates to MDTVYEAMFLEMDDAVFLVEVAKTDGGYEFTFRQNNTAHQEQTGFSEDTMWGQTPRELLGEEQGAAVAANYRRCVEQGATIEYEERLEFPGGTTDWQTKLTPITEDGSITRIVGVARDITEKKRREREYRRTHRRFQTVLETMPAAAFLKDTDGRYLLMNQACRDLLDIDGDPVGMTDEELFPRAVAERARADDLRVIEGGEMVEIEETVPTPAGETSRLTRKSPVYDEEGEIRAICGVSTDITEQKRREEEIETTREELRQIIDLVPDLVFAKDRDGRYLLANEATAAAYGKTPEAVEGNSESDIIPSVDDSEAFRQDDIEVIESGEPKTVGEETLTTAAGETRVFQTTKIPYLNPKTGEDAVLGYARDVTDLKAYEETLERQRDSLTLLNQVVRHDIRNQLMVAESYTELLEDALPDDQSRTYARTVIEATRQAMEITETARDVTEVLLQVGSDRSPVSLRDELSEQIAQIRSEQDRATVSVDGSITDVTVLADELLEAVFRNLLMNAVVHNDKDVAEIGVSTRVSGDMVCVSIGDNGPGIDDEHKEQIFQEGEKGLESGGTGVGLYLVKTLVDKYGGDVWVEDNEPTGSVFVVELPLAE, encoded by the coding sequence GTGGACACAGTTTACGAGGCGATGTTTCTGGAGATGGACGATGCGGTCTTTTTAGTCGAGGTCGCGAAGACGGACGGCGGCTACGAGTTTACGTTTCGACAGAACAACACCGCGCATCAGGAACAGACGGGGTTCTCCGAGGACACGATGTGGGGTCAGACGCCGCGAGAACTCCTCGGCGAAGAGCAGGGAGCGGCCGTGGCCGCGAACTACCGTCGCTGCGTCGAACAGGGGGCCACGATCGAGTACGAGGAGCGGCTCGAGTTCCCGGGAGGAACGACCGACTGGCAGACGAAACTGACGCCGATCACCGAGGACGGATCCATCACCCGTATCGTCGGCGTCGCTCGGGACATCACGGAAAAAAAGCGACGGGAACGAGAATACCGGCGCACCCACCGCCGGTTCCAGACGGTGTTAGAGACGATGCCGGCGGCAGCGTTTCTGAAGGACACCGACGGTCGATATCTCCTGATGAATCAGGCGTGCCGCGACCTGCTCGACATCGACGGGGATCCCGTCGGAATGACCGACGAGGAGCTCTTTCCGCGAGCGGTCGCCGAGCGGGCTCGGGCGGACGATCTCCGGGTCATCGAGGGCGGAGAGATGGTGGAGATCGAGGAGACGGTCCCGACGCCCGCGGGCGAGACGAGCCGGCTGACTCGGAAGTCTCCCGTGTACGACGAGGAAGGCGAGATCCGGGCGATATGTGGCGTTTCGACCGATATCACCGAGCAGAAACGGCGCGAGGAGGAGATCGAAACGACCCGCGAGGAGCTCCGACAGATCATTGACCTCGTGCCGGACCTCGTGTTCGCGAAGGATCGCGACGGCCGGTATCTTCTGGCCAACGAGGCGACCGCGGCGGCGTACGGGAAGACGCCCGAAGCGGTCGAGGGTAACTCCGAGTCGGACATCATCCCCAGCGTCGACGACTCCGAGGCGTTCCGACAGGACGACATCGAGGTGATCGAGTCGGGCGAACCGAAGACGGTCGGCGAGGAGACGCTGACGACGGCGGCCGGCGAAACGCGCGTTTTTCAGACGACGAAGATCCCGTACCTGAACCCGAAAACGGGCGAAGACGCCGTCTTGGGGTACGCCCGCGACGTGACCGATCTGAAGGCGTACGAGGAGACGCTCGAACGGCAGCGAGACAGTCTCACCCTGCTCAATCAGGTCGTCCGTCACGACATCCGCAACCAGCTGATGGTCGCGGAGTCGTACACCGAACTCCTCGAAGACGCGCTCCCCGACGACCAGAGCCGAACGTACGCGCGGACCGTCATCGAAGCGACGAGACAGGCGATGGAGATCACGGAGACGGCCAGGGATGTCACGGAGGTGCTGCTACAGGTCGGGTCCGACCGGTCTCCGGTGAGTCTCCGCGACGAACTCTCCGAGCAGATAGCACAGATACGGTCGGAACAGGACCGCGCGACGGTCTCCGTCGACGGGTCGATCACCGACGTGACGGTGCTGGCTGACGAGCTGTTGGAGGCGGTGTTCCGGAACCTGCTGATGAACGCGGTCGTCCACAACGACAAGGACGTGGCCGAGATCGGGGTGTCGACCCGCGTCTCGGGCGACATGGTGTGCGTGTCGATCGGGGATAACGGCCCCGGAATCGATGACGAACACAAAGAGCAGATCTTCCAAGAAGGCGAGAAGGGCCTCGAAAGCGGCGGAACGGGCGTCGGGTTGTACCTCGTCAAGACGCTCGTGGACAAGTACGGCGGCGACGTGTGGGTCGAGGACAACGAGCCGACGGGCAGCGTGTTCGTCGTCGAGCTGCCGCTCGCCGAGTGA